A portion of the Symphalangus syndactylus isolate Jambi chromosome 13, NHGRI_mSymSyn1-v2.1_pri, whole genome shotgun sequence genome contains these proteins:
- the SH2D3A gene encoding SH2 domain-containing protein 3A isoform X1 encodes MQVPQDGEDLAGQPWYHGLLSRQKAEALLQQDGDFLVRASGSRGGHPVISCRWRGSALHFEVLRVALRPRPGRPAALFQLEDEQFPSIPALVHSYMTGRRPLSQATGAVVSRPVTWQGPLRRSFSEDTLMDGPARIQPLRARKWSNSQPADLAHMGRSREDPAGMGASTMPVSALPRTGSDPALLKAPAPLGTVADSLRASDGQLQAKAPTKPPRTPSFELPDASERPPTYCELVPRVPSVQGTSPRQSCPEPEAPWWEAEEDEEEENRCFTRPQAEISFCPPDAPSCLLGPQNRPLEPQVLNTLRGLFLEHHPGSTALHLLLVDCQATGLLGVTRDQRGNMGVSSGLELLTLPHGHRLRLELLERHETLALAGALAVLGCSGPLEERAAALRGLVELALALRPGAAGDLPGLAAVMGALLMPQVRGEQGLEEAGVRVTGKTGKEACAGLFSQVSRLEHTWRQLRRSHTEAALAFEQELKPLMRALDEGAGPCDPGEVALPHVAPMVRLLEGEEVAGPLDESCERLLRTLHGARHMARDAPKFRKVAAQRLRGERSLCAGLQTSEHPASSNRIPQTQPVPGGEPLATPPGAPPKLGWLHSRKVLTPSKRCIQRC; translated from the exons ATGCAGGTGCCACAGGATGGAGAAGACCTTGCTGGCCAACCCTGGTACCACGGCCTCCTGTCCCGCCAG AAGGCTGAAGCTCTTCTTCAGCAAGATGGCGACTTCCTGGTTCGTGCCTCTGGGTCCCGTGGGGGCCACCCCGTGATCTCCTGCCGCTGGCGGGGCTCAGCCCTCCATTTTGAGGTGCTCCGTGTGGCCCTGCGTCCCCGGCCAGGCCGACCCGCAGCCCTCTTTCAACTGGAGGATGAGCAATTCCCCAGCATACCCGCTCTGGTTCACAGTTATATGACAGGCAGGCGCCCACTGTCCCAGGCCACAGGGGCTGTGGTCTCCAGGCCTGTGACTTGGCAGGGGCCTCTGCGACGCAGCTTTAGCGAGGACACCCTGATGGATGGCCCAGCTCGGATACAGCCTCTCAG GGCAAGGAAGTGGAGCAACAGTCAGCCTGCAGATTTGGCACATATGGGGCGGTCAAGAGAAGACCCCGCTGGGATGG GAGCCTCCACCATGCCTGTATCTGCCTTGCCCCGAACGGGCAGTGACCCCGCGTTGCTGAAGGCCCCCGCTCCCCTAGGAACTGTTGCCGACAGTCTCAGGGCCTCCGATGGGCAGCTTCAAGCCAAGGCACCAACAAAGCCCCCCCGGACACCCTCCTTCGAACTGCCTGATGCCTCTGAACGTCCCCCAACGTACTGCGAGCTGGTGCCCCGAGTGCCCAGTGTCCAGGGAACATCCCCGAGGCAAAGCTGCCCAGAGCCAGAGGCCCCAtggtgggaggccgaggaggatgaggaggaagagaataGATGTTTTACAAGACCACAGGCTGAGATCTCTTTCTGCCCCCCTGATGCCCCCTCCTGCCTGCTGGGCCCCCAGAATCGGCCCCTGGAACCCCAAGTCCTGAATACTCTCCGTGGCCTGTTCCTGGAGCACCATCCTGGGAGCACCGCCCTTCACCTGCTATTGGTAGACTGCCAG GCCACAGGCCTCCTGGGAGTGACCAGGGATCAGCGGGGCAACATGGGAGTCTCATCTGGCCTGGAGCTGCTCACTCTTCCCCATGGACACCGCTTGAGGTTGGAACTGCTGGAGAG gcatgagacactggCGCTGGCCGGGGCGCTGGCGGTGCTGGGCTGCTCGGGGCCGCTGGAGGAGCGCGCAGCCGCACTGAGGGGCCTGGTAGAGCTGGCGCTGGCGCTGCGGCCAGGGGCGGCGGGGGACCTGCCCGGGCTGGCTGCGGTCATGGGCGCCCTGCTCATGCCCCAGGTTCGTGGGGAGCAGGGACTGGAGGAAGCTGGAGTGCGGGTGACTGGGAAGACTGGAAAGGAGGCATGCGCAGGTCTCTTCTCTCAGGTGTCCCGGTTGGAGCACACGTGGCGCCAGCTCCGAAGGAGCCACACGGAGGCTGCGCTGGCCTTTGAGCAGGAGCTAAAGCCGCTGATGCGGGCTCTGGACGAGGGCGCTG GACCTTGCGACCCCGGCGAGGTGGCGCTGCCGCACGTGGCGCCCATGGTGCGCCTGCTGGAGGGCGAGGAAGTCGCGGGGCCGCTGGACGAGAGCTGTGAGCGGTTGTTGCGCACCCTGCACGGGGCTCGTCACATGGCCCGGGACGCACCCAAATTCCGCAAGGTGGCAGCCCAGCGCCTGCGAGGTGAGCGTTCCCTCTGCGCTGGACTGCAGACTTCAGAGCACCCTGCAAGTTCTAACCGGATCCCCCAAACCCAGCCTGTCCCAGGAGGGGAGCCTCTCGCCACGCCTCCCGGAGCCCCACCCAAACTGGGATGGCTGCACTCCAGGAAGGTTCTCACCCCAAGCAAACGCTGCATCCAGCGGTGTTGA
- the SH2D3A gene encoding SH2 domain-containing protein 3A isoform X3 codes for MQVPQDGEDLAGQPWYHGLLSRQKAEALLQQDGDFLVRASGSRGGHPVISCRWRGSALHFEVLRVALRPRPGRPAALFQLEDEQFPSIPALVHSYMTGRRPLSQATGAVVSRPVTWQGPLRRSFSEDTLMDGPARIQPLRARKWSNSQPADLAHMGRSREDPAGMGASTMPVSALPRTGSDPALLKAPAPLGTVADSLRASDGQLQAKAPTKPPRTPSFELPDASERPPTYCELVPRVPSVQGTSPRQSCPEPEAPWWEAEEDEEEENRCFTRPQAEISFCPPDAPSCLLGPQNRPLEPQVLNTLRGLFLEHHPGSTALHLLLVDCQATGLLGVTRDQRGNMGVSSGLELLTLPHGHRLRLELLERHETLALAGALAVLGCSGPLEERAAALRGLVELALALRPGAAGDLPGLAAVMGALLMPQVSRLEHTWRQLRRSHTEAALAFEQELKPLMRALDEGAGPCDPGEVALPHVAPMVRLLEGEEVAGPLDESCERLLRTLHGARHMARDAPKFRKVAAQRLRGERSLCAGLQTSEHPASSNRIPQTQPVPGGEPLATPPGAPPKLGWLHSRKVLTPSKRCIQRC; via the exons ATGCAGGTGCCACAGGATGGAGAAGACCTTGCTGGCCAACCCTGGTACCACGGCCTCCTGTCCCGCCAG AAGGCTGAAGCTCTTCTTCAGCAAGATGGCGACTTCCTGGTTCGTGCCTCTGGGTCCCGTGGGGGCCACCCCGTGATCTCCTGCCGCTGGCGGGGCTCAGCCCTCCATTTTGAGGTGCTCCGTGTGGCCCTGCGTCCCCGGCCAGGCCGACCCGCAGCCCTCTTTCAACTGGAGGATGAGCAATTCCCCAGCATACCCGCTCTGGTTCACAGTTATATGACAGGCAGGCGCCCACTGTCCCAGGCCACAGGGGCTGTGGTCTCCAGGCCTGTGACTTGGCAGGGGCCTCTGCGACGCAGCTTTAGCGAGGACACCCTGATGGATGGCCCAGCTCGGATACAGCCTCTCAG GGCAAGGAAGTGGAGCAACAGTCAGCCTGCAGATTTGGCACATATGGGGCGGTCAAGAGAAGACCCCGCTGGGATGG GAGCCTCCACCATGCCTGTATCTGCCTTGCCCCGAACGGGCAGTGACCCCGCGTTGCTGAAGGCCCCCGCTCCCCTAGGAACTGTTGCCGACAGTCTCAGGGCCTCCGATGGGCAGCTTCAAGCCAAGGCACCAACAAAGCCCCCCCGGACACCCTCCTTCGAACTGCCTGATGCCTCTGAACGTCCCCCAACGTACTGCGAGCTGGTGCCCCGAGTGCCCAGTGTCCAGGGAACATCCCCGAGGCAAAGCTGCCCAGAGCCAGAGGCCCCAtggtgggaggccgaggaggatgaggaggaagagaataGATGTTTTACAAGACCACAGGCTGAGATCTCTTTCTGCCCCCCTGATGCCCCCTCCTGCCTGCTGGGCCCCCAGAATCGGCCCCTGGAACCCCAAGTCCTGAATACTCTCCGTGGCCTGTTCCTGGAGCACCATCCTGGGAGCACCGCCCTTCACCTGCTATTGGTAGACTGCCAG GCCACAGGCCTCCTGGGAGTGACCAGGGATCAGCGGGGCAACATGGGAGTCTCATCTGGCCTGGAGCTGCTCACTCTTCCCCATGGACACCGCTTGAGGTTGGAACTGCTGGAGAG gcatgagacactggCGCTGGCCGGGGCGCTGGCGGTGCTGGGCTGCTCGGGGCCGCTGGAGGAGCGCGCAGCCGCACTGAGGGGCCTGGTAGAGCTGGCGCTGGCGCTGCGGCCAGGGGCGGCGGGGGACCTGCCCGGGCTGGCTGCGGTCATGGGCGCCCTGCTCATGCCCCAG GTGTCCCGGTTGGAGCACACGTGGCGCCAGCTCCGAAGGAGCCACACGGAGGCTGCGCTGGCCTTTGAGCAGGAGCTAAAGCCGCTGATGCGGGCTCTGGACGAGGGCGCTG GACCTTGCGACCCCGGCGAGGTGGCGCTGCCGCACGTGGCGCCCATGGTGCGCCTGCTGGAGGGCGAGGAAGTCGCGGGGCCGCTGGACGAGAGCTGTGAGCGGTTGTTGCGCACCCTGCACGGGGCTCGTCACATGGCCCGGGACGCACCCAAATTCCGCAAGGTGGCAGCCCAGCGCCTGCGAGGTGAGCGTTCCCTCTGCGCTGGACTGCAGACTTCAGAGCACCCTGCAAGTTCTAACCGGATCCCCCAAACCCAGCCTGTCCCAGGAGGGGAGCCTCTCGCCACGCCTCCCGGAGCCCCACCCAAACTGGGATGGCTGCACTCCAGGAAGGTTCTCACCCCAAGCAAACGCTGCATCCAGCGGTGTTGA